The Lepeophtheirus salmonis chromosome 6, UVic_Lsal_1.4, whole genome shotgun sequence DNA window CAAACTTCCAGCCCTGAAATAGACAATAGCTATTCTGTGACGATTTTACGTACTAAATGTACAATGttcttgttttatttcattgttgcttaaaaataattattttttaatagtcctgcttatggatttttttaagtcttgtattgaaaatttacttaaaatctGCAGTAAAATCCCTCAGCCCTAGCCCGTGTTTATTGGATTccaaaattcttatttatattgtttataattattaattatatatatttcttagagTATTTGAGCGACGTTATGGATCTTTGAAGTTTTCATCCTTGCTGATATCCTCTTTTCTCATTTCCGTTCTGCTAGAAGTGGGTTTAAATGTTGTGATACAATCTAATGAGCATTTAGCAAATGGACCGTAATATTTCaccttttcttccaaaataacataatttttttaaattttcttttaaaatcagATTTGGCCTTTTTGTTCCTTGGTTTGTACCATTTTACTTTGAAATCCCACCTAATAAGGCGGTTTTTGGAGGGGTTATATCCCAAAAACTCAAAGTATACCTTGTTGGACTCCTTCTGTTTGCCTTGTCCCTGGAAAATTCTATAGCATTTGGTTCTGCCATCATTGCTGGCATGGTGTGCAAATGGAACATATGTTGGATTAGGGATGCAATAAGAGTGCCGTATTGTATTGGaaagattttatcaaaatattcttgGTTGGTTGAATCATCAACCTCTCTTTACAAACAACCTATTGGAGCTACACTTGAAATCCAAAGGGCCTTTCAATTAGAACATTTATTGAGGGATCATGTAAACAACATCATAAAATATAGGTTAAATTTCTATACTTTAGctacattctttatttttcagttatgagtttagtaaaatatttgtctttctacaaaatgtattgtcattgatcaaaataatgaaaatttggattaattatatatcaatcaaaatatcGACAGTCAGGAAAATAAGGAACCtcaatttgtgatttttttaaaatatcaagtttgTTTATggaagtatttaaatatatatggatttatgttttgaattataaattatttgagaataatTGTCAGACTAATAATATCTTCCAACTAGGATAAACAAAGACAAATTGGTCATTGTTAGCTTTTACTGAAATATagtacactttttaaaaaaataagaaagatttATTGATGTAACAatagaagaaatatataatttcaatattctcaTAAAAGGAATTGTAATAAGccgattgtttttgttttttttaaactgtttgtCTGCCGTTTTAATCGGAGAagaatttttacatttataaatttatatacaattgaTGAATATAGAAATATCACAGCCTGTTATAGATATTTGGAAACACGTAGTGTGGCACCGGTTGtccaacaaataattattttatcaatcgTCCATTGGAATATTTTGAATAGTGTGTGGATCCAGAGCTAGAAGATGCATGCATTCCGGGGCGGTGTTTCGGACCCGATCGATTCGAAACACGACTACTGGGGCGAGAATGGACTGGTATCCCGTAGACGGCCGGCATTCCGTAATCACTTGCATTACTAGATAAGCTATTTACGGTATCTACTGATATCAATGGAGGAGGAATTGGCTTCAAAGTAGATCCACTAACGCGATTTAAGGAGTACCTGAGTAAAAAcgatttgaatttaaatttgtatattaatattaatgatcattctgatagaaaaaaattaaattaccttGAACCATATTGAGATCCATGCCAAGAGCGGGTATAAGGATCAAACTCTTCAATCATGGatgcttctttttcttcttcatctgCTTTGGTACAGGAGCAAGTCATGGCAGAGCATAGGAAAATGTTGATAATCAACATTATTAAGAATAGAACACCAAATACAATGCATAAGTGGTGAAACCATTTGTAGCTAGGATCGTCACAGCTATCGCAAACAGATTCTTAATAggggaggaaaaaatatataaaaaatattaataattccattatttttcaagttCTTGATATTCggctttaaatataaaatgattgaataggaaaaaaaaataattcgccATTGACAATTATTCAAAAGGTCATGTTGAACGttactatataaatacaacTGTGCATTTGTTCTAACATTCAACGATCTATTTTACCTATACCTAAATgtctattcaaatatattagcataacaat harbors:
- the LOC121120580 gene encoding ubiquitin-associated domain-containing protein 2 isoform X1, translated to MTSFQTIFPSHLRPKNFSSDWRSNNLHVTMSGGLFHIHFYRAPISKLLSIYILLSHKLIQYLPINSLKCNVPSITLNKETVISILWSKAGFVDLTYAILASVLIYQFRVFERRYGSLKFSSLLISSFLISVLLEVGLNVVIQSNEHLANGPFGLFVPWFVPFYFEIPPNKAVFGGVISQKLKVYLVGLLLFALSLENSIAFGSAIIAGMVCKWNICWIRDAIRVPYCIGKILSKYSWLVESSTSLYKQPIGATLEIQRAFQLEHLLRDHL
- the LOC121120580 gene encoding ubiquitin-associated domain-containing protein 2 isoform X2 codes for the protein MTSFQTIFPSHLRPKNFSSDWRSNNLHVTMSGGLFHIHFYRAPISKLLSIYILLSHKLIQYLPINSLKCNVPITLNKETVISILWSKAGFVDLTYAILASVLIYQFRVFERRYGSLKFSSLLISSFLISVLLEVGLNVVIQSNEHLANGPFGLFVPWFVPFYFEIPPNKAVFGGVISQKLKVYLVGLLLFALSLENSIAFGSAIIAGMVCKWNICWIRDAIRVPYCIGKILSKYSWLVESSTSLYKQPIGATLEIQRAFQLEHLLRDHL